In the genome of Caldisericota bacterium, one region contains:
- a CDS encoding PilN domain-containing protein, protein MNEIVDINLLPSKARRKRFSREEKQILFIGVTVVLLLVGIYASNVYTKIQRTNYLDNVNAQIDVLKNVQKILDERAALSGNLLYYETTIPSLTGQQTVWNDLIDEIALFMPKDASLNSIEVDRKTNLVKITGHALDFQKLAWTFNALSQNENFMQLTLEDYSIPFPKESELAKDKEKGYSTFTISFQWKGMMK, encoded by the coding sequence ATGAATGAAATCGTAGATATCAATTTATTGCCAAGTAAGGCAAGAAGAAAACGATTTTCGAGGGAAGAAAAGCAAATTCTTTTTATAGGAGTTACAGTTGTCCTTCTTTTAGTTGGGATATATGCGAGTAATGTATATACAAAGATTCAGAGGACGAATTATCTTGACAATGTCAATGCCCAAATTGATGTCTTAAAGAACGTACAAAAAATTTTAGATGAGCGAGCTGCTTTAAGTGGCAATCTTCTTTATTATGAAACGACAATTCCTTCTCTTACTGGCCAGCAGACTGTATGGAATGATTTAATTGATGAGATTGCTTTGTTTATGCCAAAAGACGCCTCGTTAAATTCAATAGAAGTTGATCGAAAAACAAATTTGGTCAAGATAACAGGACATGCGTTAGATTTCCAAAAACTTGCATGGACATTTAATGCTCTTTCGCAAAATGAGAATTTTATGCAGTTAACATTAGAAGATTACTCCATACCGTTCCCTAAAGAATCGGAACTTGCTAAAGATAAGGAAAAGGGGTACTCGACATTTACTATTTCCTTCCAATGGAAAGGGATGATGAAATGA